CAGCTTTTTGTCTTGCCTCTCTGTCTGTCATAATGCCTTTGGATGTGGAGATAATGGCTATCCCCAAGCCGCCCAAGACCTTAGGAACCTGATCGTTTTTAACGTATACCCTAAGACCTGGTTTACTTATTCTCTTTAAACCGTTTATGACCTTCTCATTATTAGGGCCATATTTAAGTGTTACTCTGATACTTCCACCTACGATATCATCTTTAACCTCAAAGCCTTTTATAAAGCCCTCAGTTAATAATATCTGGGCAATTTCTTTCTTCATATTTGAGGCGGGTATATCTATTACTTCATGCCTCGCAACTAGTGCGTTACGAATGCGGGTTAACATATCCGCAATTGGATCGGTTACAGGCATCTTTACTACCTCCTTAAAAATTTTGGTTTTTACCAGCTCGCTTTTCTAACTCCAGGAATCTGTCCTTTATATGCTAATTCTCTAAAGCATATACGGCATATACCATATTTTTTCAAAACAGCATGAGGGCGGCCACATATACGGCAACGAGTATAATTTCTCGTAGAAAATTTAGAACCCTTCTGTTGTTTGTTTATCATACTTAATTTAGCCACGCTACTACCTCCTTATTGTTTGAACGGCATGCCCATATTGGCCAAGAGTTCTTTTGCCTCTTCGTCTGTCTTTGCCGTTGTAACGATGATTATATCCATACCGCGTGTCTTATCTATATCATCATAATTAACTTCAGGGAAAACAAGCTGTTCTTTTAGTCCCATAGCAAAGTTTCCTCTTCCGTCAAAGCATTTCCCGTTAATTCCTCTGAAGTCTCTTACACGGGGAAGAACCAAGTTCATAAACTTATCTAAAAACTCGTACATACGGTCTCCGCGTAGTGTTACCTTAGCGCCCACCTTCATGCCTTCACGAACTTTAAAGTTAGCAACAGACTTTTTAGCCAATGTGACCACCGGCTTTTGCCCTGCTATGTCAGTTAATACCTTTAATGCAGAGTCTAGTCCCTTTGGATTTTCTTTAATATCTCCCATGCCCATGTTCAAAACAACTTTCTCAAGCTTGGGAGCTTTCATAATATTGCTGTAATTGAACTTTTTCATCAAAGCCGGTACGACTTCATTTTTGTATTTATCCTTTAATCTAGGCAACTGAAATTACCTCCCTTACTTCTTAAAGGGCTCGCCGCACTTTTTGCAAAC
The sequence above is drawn from the Eubacteriales bacterium genome and encodes:
- a CDS encoding type Z 30S ribosomal protein S14; translation: MAKLSMINKQQKGSKFSTRNYTRCRICGRPHAVLKKYGICRICFRELAYKGQIPGVRKASW
- the rpsH gene encoding 30S ribosomal protein S8 → MPVTDPIADMLTRIRNALVARHEVIDIPASNMKKEIAQILLTEGFIKGFEVKDDIVGGSIRVTLKYGPNNEKVINGLKRISKPGLRVYVKNDQVPKVLGGLGIAIISTSKGIMTDREARQKAVGGEVLAYVW
- the rplE gene encoding 50S ribosomal protein L5 yields the protein MPRLKDKYKNEVVPALMKKFNYSNIMKAPKLEKVVLNMGMGDIKENPKGLDSALKVLTDIAGQKPVVTLAKKSVANFKVREGMKVGAKVTLRGDRMYEFLDKFMNLVLPRVRDFRGINGKCFDGRGNFAMGLKEQLVFPEVNYDDIDKTRGMDIIIVTTAKTDEEAKELLANMGMPFKQ